In one window of Ruminococcus albus AD2013 DNA:
- a CDS encoding DNA alkylation repair protein, which translates to MDIKAELEAVADKEYRDFQSKLLPNVPDEKFLGVRTPDIRKLAKKLIKSGEADSFLSALPHELFDENQLHSLIVTEIKDFDKALAEVERFLPHVDNWATCDQLNPRSFKGRQEELLPRIKRWIDSGKCYTTRFGMKMLMMHYLGEHFRTEYLEWVSAVRSEEYYVNMMQAWFFAEALAQRYDEALTFITEAKLTPWVNNKAIQKAKESLKIPEDRKVFLSGFKRKLPK; encoded by the coding sequence ATGGATATAAAAGCCGAGCTCGAAGCGGTTGCGGATAAGGAATACCGCGATTTTCAAAGTAAGCTTCTTCCCAATGTGCCAGATGAAAAATTCCTCGGTGTGCGCACTCCCGATATCAGGAAACTTGCCAAAAAGCTGATTAAAAGCGGTGAAGCCGACAGCTTTCTGTCAGCCCTGCCCCATGAACTTTTTGACGAAAATCAACTTCATTCCCTGATAGTTACCGAGATAAAGGACTTTGATAAAGCATTGGCGGAAGTGGAGAGATTTCTGCCCCATGTGGATAACTGGGCGACCTGTGACCAGCTGAATCCCAGAAGCTTCAAAGGCAGGCAGGAGGAACTTCTGCCCCGCATAAAACGCTGGATAGACAGCGGAAAATGCTATACCACGCGATTTGGCATGAAAATGCTTATGATGCACTATCTTGGCGAACACTTCAGAACCGAGTACCTTGAATGGGTATCCGCAGTCCGGTCCGAGGAATACTACGTAAACATGATGCAGGCATGGTTCTTTGCCGAAGCCCTTGCACAGAGGTACGATGAGGCACTCACCTTTATCACCGAGGCAAAACTCACCCCATGGGTAAACAACAAAGCCATACAAAAAGCTAAAGAGAGCCTGAAGATACCCGAGGACAGAAAAGTCTTCCTATCGGGTTTCAAGCGGAAATTGCCCAAATAG
- a CDS encoding AraC family transcriptional regulator, translating into MTAPIKVLLAESDAVRLKRYKSMSLWRELGMTAEQTAANTREAVDAIECGGIGIAVITDRPPETDAAVILKKCTEKGIAAIVIVPRTEGAGVGRYFSMGACDVIAEPPSRSRLRRAVMTALRLASKGKAGEEYCRAAEKAFAVLDKGSTGFISKLRDFIAHSEGETATTGSAAEYFSFNRDYFGKLFKQETGMTFNSFYNTFRIEYAKELLKTGKLRVCEISELLGFSSVDYFTGVFRRQTGLTPTHYRESTSHNYSKRHKKLHFENE; encoded by the coding sequence ATGACAGCTCCTATAAAAGTACTTCTGGCGGAGAGTGATGCCGTCAGGCTGAAAAGATACAAGTCCATGTCCCTGTGGCGTGAACTTGGCATGACCGCGGAACAGACAGCCGCGAATACCCGTGAAGCGGTGGATGCGATAGAATGCGGCGGCATAGGTATAGCTGTGATAACAGACCGTCCCCCCGAGACAGATGCGGCTGTTATACTGAAAAAATGCACCGAAAAAGGCATTGCCGCCATCGTGATAGTCCCCCGTACCGAGGGCGCAGGGGTAGGCAGATATTTCTCCATGGGTGCCTGTGATGTCATAGCAGAGCCGCCCTCCCGCAGCAGACTTCGCCGCGCTGTCATGACGGCACTACGTCTTGCGTCAAAGGGCAAAGCGGGGGAAGAGTACTGCCGTGCCGCCGAAAAAGCATTTGCTGTTCTGGATAAGGGCAGTACAGGCTTCATATCAAAGCTCCGCGATTTTATAGCCCACAGCGAGGGGGAAACAGCCACAACAGGTTCAGCCGCCGAGTATTTCAGCTTCAACCGCGATTACTTCGGTAAACTGTTCAAGCAGGAAACGGGTATGACCTTCAACAGCTTCTACAATACATTCCGCATAGAGTACGCAAAAGAACTGCTGAAAACAGGCAAACTCCGCGTTTGCGAGATAAGCGAACTTCTTGGCTTTTCGTCGGTAGACTATTTCACAGGGGTCTTCCGCAGGCAGACAGGTCTTACACCTACCCATTACCGCGAGAGCACTTCGCATAATTATAGTAAACGACATAAGAAATTGCACTTTGAGAACGAGTAA
- a CDS encoding bis(5'-nucleosyl)-tetraphosphatase gives MLHEKSCGAIVYRKYHGNTEILLIKHINSGHWSFPKGHVEGDETEEETAKREIFEETGIEVNLDTTFREIVSYSPRKDTQKIVVYFIGKAKNTDYRPQEDEISEIRWVEIDRCNQVLAYENDRSIVNKAKKFII, from the coding sequence ATGCTGCATGAAAAATCCTGTGGCGCCATTGTGTACCGCAAGTACCACGGCAACACGGAAATATTGCTGATAAAGCACATCAACAGCGGACACTGGTCTTTCCCGAAAGGCCATGTTGAGGGCGATGAGACCGAGGAGGAGACCGCTAAGCGCGAGATCTTCGAGGAGACGGGCATTGAAGTCAACCTTGACACCACGTTCCGTGAGATAGTGTCTTATTCGCCGCGCAAGGATACCCAGAAGATCGTGGTATACTTCATCGGCAAGGCAAAAAATACCGACTACCGTCCTCAGGAAGACGAGATATCCGAGATACGCTGGGTCGAGATAGACCGATGCAATCAGGTGCTCGCTTACGAGAACGACAGGAGCATCGTAAACAAGGCAAAGAAATTTATAATCTGA
- a CDS encoding clostripain-related cysteine peptidase: MDNNNRPRARQKNYQSGGSGVHKRGSGLGSGPVGSGSGGGSSSGGGVNRAALGGGGSLLIVIAIVVFNLLTGGKGGSTSNGGSGNGSSPAGFEAIDTSGYTAYNGTELDTTVAAGSREKYTSIKGGGKDDVTLMIYMCGTDLESKYGMASSDLAEMAASKYGDNVNIVVYTGGCKGWKTKGVSDSVNQIYQVKDGGLKPLVKDDGKKAMTDPNNLSSFIKYCSKNFPANRNELILWDHGGGSVSGYGYDEKNKSSGSMDLAGINKALKDGGVKFDFIGFDACLMATAETALMLGQHADYMIASEETEPGIGWYYTNWLTKLGENTSMPTIEIGKNIVDDFVAACGKKCPSSQTTLSVIDLAEFSNTVPSKLSAFATSVSGKITAKDYKSVSTARNNTREFAKSSKIDQVDLVDLAEKVGTSEGKTLCDALKGAIKYNRTSASMTNAYGVSIYFPYKRTSFVDSACSTYSAIGMGDEYSKCIRQFAKLETSGQIAAGGTGSPLGSLFGSGSSGSSGSADIIGGLLSAFLGDSGRSIDGLDRNNTDFMNEDTISDSDTADYLSLNYFDVNNLVWEEKDGKHLMELPENQWSLVQSLDLNLFYDDGSGYIDLGLDNMYSFEDGKLVADTDKTWLSINGQPAAYYHTDTVENGDDYTITGYVPALLNGDRVDLILKFTDENPNGEVIGATDAYVDGETDTVAKGEIEISDGDTIDLLCDHYSYEGEYQDSYMLGEQITVKGALKLSDTDVGEGAVRLTYKFTDIYDQAYWTPYITLK; the protein is encoded by the coding sequence ATGGATAATAACAATCGTCCCCGTGCAAGACAAAAGAACTATCAGTCGGGCGGAAGCGGCGTTCACAAACGCGGCAGCGGTCTCGGAAGTGGTCCTGTCGGTTCGGGCAGCGGCGGAGGTAGTTCCTCGGGCGGAGGTGTAAACCGTGCGGCACTGGGCGGCGGCGGTTCGCTGCTGATAGTTATTGCGATAGTAGTATTCAATCTGCTGACAGGCGGCAAGGGCGGAAGCACATCTAACGGCGGCAGCGGAAACGGTTCGTCACCTGCGGGATTTGAAGCAATTGACACTTCGGGATATACCGCATACAACGGCACTGAACTGGATACCACGGTAGCTGCGGGCTCACGTGAAAAGTACACATCTATAAAGGGCGGCGGCAAGGACGACGTTACACTGATGATTTATATGTGCGGCACCGACCTTGAATCGAAGTACGGCATGGCTTCATCAGACCTTGCGGAGATGGCGGCTTCAAAGTACGGCGACAATGTGAACATAGTTGTATACACAGGCGGCTGCAAGGGCTGGAAGACAAAGGGTGTAAGCGACAGCGTTAACCAGATATATCAGGTGAAGGACGGCGGTCTGAAGCCCTTGGTAAAGGACGACGGCAAGAAAGCTATGACCGATCCTAACAACCTTTCATCCTTTATAAAGTATTGCAGCAAGAATTTCCCTGCTAACAGAAACGAGCTTATCCTATGGGATCACGGCGGAGGATCTGTCAGCGGTTACGGCTACGATGAAAAGAACAAGTCATCGGGTTCCATGGATCTTGCGGGCATAAACAAGGCGCTTAAAGACGGCGGTGTAAAGTTCGATTTCATCGGATTTGATGCCTGCCTTATGGCTACTGCGGAAACAGCCCTTATGCTGGGTCAGCACGCGGACTATATGATAGCTTCAGAGGAGACAGAACCCGGCATCGGCTGGTACTACACAAACTGGCTGACAAAGCTGGGCGAGAACACCTCAATGCCCACTATCGAGATAGGCAAGAACATCGTTGATGATTTTGTGGCTGCCTGCGGCAAGAAGTGCCCCAGTTCACAGACCACGCTTTCCGTTATCGACCTTGCGGAATTCTCCAATACTGTACCTTCAAAGCTTTCGGCTTTTGCGACTTCCGTAAGCGGCAAGATAACCGCAAAGGACTACAAGTCGGTATCAACAGCAAGAAACAACACCCGTGAATTTGCCAAGAGTTCAAAGATAGATCAGGTTGATCTGGTAGACCTTGCGGAAAAGGTAGGAACTTCCGAGGGCAAGACGCTTTGTGACGCACTGAAAGGTGCGATAAAGTACAACCGTACCTCTGCAAGCATGACAAATGCTTACGGCGTATCCATATACTTCCCTTACAAGAGGACTTCTTTTGTGGATTCGGCTTGCAGTACCTACAGTGCTATCGGCATGGGTGACGAATACAGCAAATGCATACGTCAGTTTGCAAAGCTTGAAACAAGCGGTCAGATAGCTGCGGGCGGCACGGGTTCACCTCTGGGTTCGCTGTTCGGCAGCGGCAGCAGCGGTTCAAGCGGCAGTGCCGACATCATCGGCGGACTGCTCAGTGCTTTCCTCGGCGATTCGGGCAGGAGCATTGACGGTCTTGACAGGAACAACACAGATTTCATGAACGAGGATACCATATCCGACAGCGATACAGCAGACTATCTCTCGCTGAATTATTTCGATGTAAACAATCTGGTATGGGAAGAAAAGGACGGCAAGCACCTGATGGAGCTTCCCGAAAATCAGTGGTCGCTGGTACAGAGCCTTGACCTGAACCTTTTCTACGATGACGGAAGCGGATACATCGACCTTGGTCTTGATAATATGTACAGCTTTGAGGACGGCAAGCTCGTTGCCGATACCGACAAGACATGGCTCTCCATAAACGGTCAACCTGCGGCTTACTATCATACCGATACGGTGGAGAACGGCGATGATTACACCATCACAGGATATGTTCCCGCGCTTCTCAACGGCGACAGAGTTGATCTTATACTGAAATTCACCGACGAGAACCCGAATGGTGAGGTCATCGGTGCGACAGATGCTTATGTTGACGGCGAGACTGATACAGTCGCAAAGGGCGAGATAGAGATCAGCGACGGTGATACCATTGATCTGCTCTGCGATCATTACAGCTATGAGGGCGAGTATCAGGACAGCTATATGCTTGGCGAACAGATAACCGTAAAGGGTGCGCTGAAACTCAGCGATACCGATGTGGGTGAGGGCGCTGTAAGGCTGACCTACAAGTTCACCGATATATACGATCAGGCTTACTGGACACCTTATATCACACTGAAATAA
- a CDS encoding DUF6557 family protein: protein MTIYDILSQTPFTEISEKIQMFYGNMDIDKFAELYNKLLSITAAHTDKKFTVYISAFRISDSDEDEYVEHFDENDTSLYYDVRGNYGNDDQVYSIAACDYLDFLQYNIDANTLKNYSYSTILAHCFLEITAYGFDRE from the coding sequence ATGACTATATATGATATTTTAAGTCAAACTCCATTTACTGAAATATCTGAAAAGATACAAATGTTTTATGGAAATATGGATATAGATAAATTCGCTGAACTATATAATAAGCTGTTATCTATTACAGCAGCACATACAGATAAGAAATTTACTGTATATATCTCTGCTTTTAGAATCAGCGATTCAGATGAAGACGAATATGTCGAACATTTTGACGAAAACGATACATCACTATATTATGATGTCAGAGGCAATTACGGTAATGACGATCAGGTATATTCTATTGCAGCCTGTGATTACTTGGATTTTTTACAATATAATATAGATGCTAATACGTTGAAAAACTATTCATACTCAACAATATTAGCACATTGTTTTTTGGAAATAACCGCATATGGGTTTGATAGAGAGTAA
- a CDS encoding tyrosine-protein phosphatase, with protein sequence MLIDFHSHFLPQIDDGSRSIEESVKILDIMAKGGIDTIVATPHFYCTEQSVESFLENRTKAYEKLAPNLKPEHPDIHFGAEVLYDHSLVNYEKLPELCIKGTNWLLLEMPYTDLDDKILSGVASITERGDVKVFIAHIERYLNFTSMKRLEQLMRLEVLGQINARSLTTFMSKRRCMKLIEHGYVHVLGSDYHRIGRGDVTVDIGYGIITSNKKFDDFAEYAEENGRKILADEPLDSII encoded by the coding sequence ATGCTGATAGATTTTCACTCCCATTTTCTGCCGCAGATAGACGATGGTTCTCGCAGTATCGAGGAATCTGTGAAGATACTGGATATCATGGCTAAGGGCGGTATAGATACCATTGTGGCAACACCACATTTTTACTGCACTGAACAGTCGGTGGAATCTTTTCTGGAAAACCGCACAAAAGCTTATGAGAAGCTTGCTCCCAATTTAAAGCCCGAACACCCTGATATTCATTTCGGGGCAGAGGTGCTTTACGATCATTCCCTTGTGAATTACGAAAAGCTCCCCGAACTTTGCATTAAAGGCACAAACTGGCTTCTGCTGGAAATGCCCTACACAGACCTTGATGACAAGATACTGAGCGGTGTGGCTTCAATCACTGAGAGAGGTGATGTAAAGGTATTTATTGCGCATATCGAAAGGTATCTGAACTTCACTTCGATGAAGCGTCTGGAACAGCTGATGCGTCTGGAGGTTCTGGGACAGATAAATGCCAGGTCGCTGACTACGTTTATGTCAAAAAGGCGCTGTATGAAGCTTATCGAGCACGGATATGTCCATGTGCTGGGTTCGGATTATCACCGTATCGGCAGAGGTGATGTTACGGTGGATATCGGATACGGTATCATAACAAGCAACAAGAAGTTCGATGATTTTGCGGAGTATGCCGAGGAGAACGGCAGGAAGATACTTGCTGACGAACCTCTCGACAGCATTATCTGA
- a CDS encoding ATP-binding cassette domain-containing protein has translation MSRIEIKTLTKRYNKKTALDGVSLSIEKGMIYGLLGRNSSGKSTLVNLVGGRIFPDSGEITLDGETVTENDKLLRHIYCMSAEDLLPNHMKVKDTIKAQKYFYKDTDEDYALKLCDIFGIDTKKRLSQLSTGQRTLAKVILALSSGADFIFLDEPVLGVDANCREKLYKQIIERFEKTEAAFVISTHIIDECAGLFEHCFVLEDGRLIADDDCEDLQAKAYLIEGKTTDVTSYLKDKEYLTKTIIGTLCCACVSGESKDVPEGLEVSRPSLQQLLIAMTGGVQNA, from the coding sequence ATGAGCAGGATAGAGATAAAGACACTTACAAAAAGATATAATAAAAAGACCGCTCTTGACGGTGTTTCGCTAAGTATCGAAAAGGGTATGATCTACGGGCTTTTAGGTCGCAACAGTTCTGGAAAATCAACACTTGTAAATCTGGTAGGCGGACGTATTTTCCCAGATTCGGGTGAGATCACACTTGACGGCGAAACAGTCACCGAGAACGATAAGCTGCTTCGTCACATATATTGCATGAGTGCCGAGGATCTTCTTCCCAATCACATGAAAGTGAAAGACACCATTAAGGCGCAGAAGTATTTTTATAAGGATACCGATGAAGACTATGCACTGAAACTCTGTGATATTTTTGGCATTGATACGAAAAAACGTCTATCTCAGCTTTCGACAGGTCAGCGTACTCTCGCTAAGGTGATACTTGCACTATCCAGCGGTGCTGATTTCATCTTCCTTGATGAACCTGTCCTTGGAGTTGATGCCAACTGCCGCGAAAAACTATATAAGCAGATCATCGAACGCTTTGAAAAGACCGAAGCTGCATTCGTTATTTCCACACATATTATCGATGAATGTGCAGGATTGTTCGAGCATTGTTTTGTACTGGAGGACGGAAGACTTATCGCAGATGATGACTGTGAAGATCTTCAGGCGAAGGCTTACCTAATCGAGGGAAAGACCACAGATGTTACTTCATATCTCAAAGATAAAGAATATCTGACCAAAACAATAATAGGTACGCTGTGCTGTGCCTGTGTCTCAGGCGAATCAAAGGATGTTCCTGAAGGACTGGAAGTTTCACGTCCTTCTTTGCAGCAGCTTCTGATAGCTATGACGGGAGGTGTACAGAATGCGTGA
- a CDS encoding GntR family transcriptional regulator, producing the protein MSVNYPHFNDNEPLFIQIAQWLENKIVTGQLGEGEQIPSTTELSHSLKINPATVRKGVNILVEKGLVYKKRGMGMFVAENANENVRDDRRVKFYDDFVAPLLNEADRLGLTCEDIIGMLKGDED; encoded by the coding sequence ATGAGCGTAAATTATCCGCATTTCAATGATAATGAGCCACTGTTTATACAGATAGCCCAGTGGCTTGAAAACAAGATAGTCACAGGTCAGCTGGGCGAGGGCGAGCAGATACCCAGTACCACAGAACTTTCCCACAGTTTGAAGATCAACCCAGCAACAGTACGTAAAGGTGTCAACATTCTTGTGGAAAAAGGACTGGTATATAAAAAGAGAGGTATGGGTATGTTTGTGGCTGAAAATGCAAATGAAAATGTCAGAGATGACAGACGTGTCAAATTTTATGATGACTTTGTTGCTCCACTGCTGAACGAAGCAGACAGACTGGGACTTACCTGCGAAGATATCATCGGTATGCTGAAAGGAGATGAGGACTGA
- the xylB gene encoding xylulokinase: MAYVIGVDCGTSGTKTVLFDEKGTVIASKTIEYPMYQPKNGYAEQDPADWANAMVNTIKAVMAQSGVKKEDVKGIGISGQMHGLVMLDKDNNVLRKSIIWCDQRTEKEVAWMTEKVGTEKLIQITANPALTGWTAAKILWVKNNEPEVYEKVAHILLPKDYLRFVLTHEYATEVSDASGMQLLDVPNRKWSDELLSVFEIDKNWLGKVYESCEVTGKLTKAMADDLGLCEGTIVVGGAGDNAGAAIGTGVCEDGKAFTTIGTSGVVFAHTSNISIDPKGRVHTCCAAVPNSWHVMGVTQGAGLSLKWFRDNFCNAEKETAKYMGVDEYYLMDKQAESVPVGANRLLYLPYLMGERTPHLDPNARGVFFGLSAMHTKKEMLRAVMEGVSYSLRDCVEVFREMDINVSDMMACGGGGSSPLWRSMLADLYNCPVKTASSKEGPALGVALLSMVGAGIYSSVPEACKAVVRTDKVQEPNAATVPEYEKFYQLYRDIYPALKNEFAKLAKL, encoded by the coding sequence ATGGCATACGTAATAGGAGTTGACTGCGGTACAAGCGGTACCAAGACAGTACTTTTTGACGAGAAGGGCACAGTGATAGCTTCAAAGACTATCGAGTACCCCATGTATCAGCCGAAGAACGGCTATGCAGAACAGGACCCCGCTGACTGGGCTAATGCGATGGTAAATACCATCAAGGCTGTTATGGCACAGAGCGGTGTGAAGAAAGAGGACGTTAAGGGTATCGGTATATCTGGTCAGATGCATGGTCTGGTAATGCTGGATAAGGATAACAACGTGCTGAGAAAGTCCATCATCTGGTGCGACCAGCGTACCGAAAAGGAAGTTGCTTGGATGACAGAAAAAGTCGGCACAGAAAAGCTGATACAGATAACTGCCAACCCTGCACTGACAGGCTGGACTGCGGCTAAGATACTCTGGGTAAAGAACAACGAACCCGAGGTATACGAAAAGGTCGCTCATATCCTGCTTCCCAAGGACTATCTGCGTTTCGTCCTGACACATGAGTATGCTACCGAGGTATCCGATGCATCGGGTATGCAGCTGCTGGACGTTCCCAACAGAAAGTGGTCTGATGAACTGCTGAGCGTTTTCGAGATAGACAAGAACTGGCTGGGCAAGGTATACGAGTCCTGCGAGGTAACAGGCAAGCTGACAAAGGCTATGGCTGACGATCTGGGTCTGTGCGAGGGCACTATCGTAGTGGGCGGTGCAGGCGACAATGCAGGCGCAGCTATCGGCACAGGCGTATGCGAAGACGGCAAGGCTTTCACTACCATTGGTACATCGGGCGTTGTATTTGCGCATACTTCAAATATATCCATCGACCCCAAGGGCAGAGTACACACCTGCTGTGCAGCTGTTCCCAACAGCTGGCACGTAATGGGCGTTACTCAGGGCGCAGGTCTTTCACTGAAGTGGTTCAGAGATAACTTCTGCAACGCTGAAAAGGAGACTGCCAAGTACATGGGAGTTGATGAATACTACCTGATGGACAAGCAGGCTGAGAGCGTACCTGTGGGCGCTAACAGACTTCTGTATCTGCCTTACCTGATGGGCGAGCGTACACCTCATCTTGACCCCAATGCAAGAGGCGTATTCTTCGGACTTTCCGCTATGCACACCAAGAAAGAGATGCTCCGTGCAGTAATGGAGGGTGTATCTTATTCTCTGCGTGACTGTGTAGAAGTATTCCGTGAGATGGATATAAACGTATCAGACATGATGGCTTGCGGCGGCGGCGGAAGCTCACCCCTGTGGCGTTCAATGCTGGCAGACCTCTACAACTGCCCTGTTAAGACCGCTTCCTCCAAGGAAGGCCCCGCACTGGGCGTTGCACTGCTCTCAATGGTAGGCGCAGGCATCTACTCCAGCGTGCCCGAGGCTTGCAAGGCTGTTGTACGTACCGACAAGGTACAGGAGCCCAATGCGGCAACAGTTCCCGAGTACGAGAAGTTCTATCAGCTTTACCGCGATATCTATCCCGCACTGAAGAACGAGTTTGCCAAGCTGGCTAAGCTTTAA
- a CDS encoding MBL fold metallo-hydrolase, which produces MEHELFIKEVRSGIYLLDEGHEATGYLVVGEEKACVIDTMNGWNDLCAAVRRLTDKPLVLVNTHGHPDHILGNIYFDKEIDHALISPRDRTLAESFFDTIPEVKEMCRKSGHSIPPFRDIREGDVIDLGGRTLEAFELAGHTDGELLLLLREDRILFTGDGINHHLWLQLDGCLPMNEVLAELDRLMFLEEMADVILHGHARDFDDISLIGCLRNGIAELCEGRNENDEPYNWFGGTDLQHHFRCPEDKHYQQDDHVICYRKENLPE; this is translated from the coding sequence ATGGAACACGAACTCTTTATAAAAGAAGTTCGCAGCGGGATATACCTGCTGGATGAAGGACATGAAGCGACAGGATATCTCGTCGTTGGCGAAGAAAAAGCCTGCGTAATTGATACCATGAACGGCTGGAACGACCTTTGCGCTGCTGTGCGCAGGCTGACGGACAAGCCGCTTGTACTGGTAAATACACACGGTCACCCCGACCATATACTGGGTAACATATATTTTGACAAGGAGATCGATCATGCGCTTATAAGTCCACGTGACAGGACGCTGGCTGAGAGTTTCTTTGACACAATACCCGAGGTAAAGGAGATGTGCCGCAAAAGCGGACACAGCATACCGCCTTTCAGGGATATACGCGAGGGTGATGTAATAGACCTCGGAGGCAGGACACTGGAAGCTTTCGAGCTTGCAGGTCACACTGACGGAGAACTGTTGCTGCTGCTTCGTGAGGACAGGATACTTTTCACGGGCGACGGCATAAATCATCATCTGTGGTTACAGCTTGACGGCTGTCTGCCGATGAATGAAGTGCTTGCAGAACTTGACCGTCTGATGTTCCTGGAGGAAATGGCAGATGTGATACTGCATGGTCATGCGAGAGATTTCGATGATATATCATTGATTGGCTGTTTAAGAAACGGCATTGCGGAACTCTGTGAGGGCAGGAATGAGAATGACGAGCCCTATAACTGGTTCGGCGGTACGGATCTTCAGCATCATTTCCGCTGTCCTGAGGATAAGCATTATCAGCAGGACGACCATGTGATATGTTACAGAAAAGAAAATCTGCCTGAATGA
- a CDS encoding DUF4177 domain-containing protein, translating into MNAKLKDEILKVLKNGDVNGLDAESLSDEDLRTYITLQALKNDSKGGKYEYAVETVRDRDNGGADEASLADALAMYGERGWRLKFCFTDEMRVERDAEADATINDIVLIFERKI; encoded by the coding sequence ATGAATGCTAAGCTTAAAGATGAGATACTGAAAGTACTTAAAAACGGAGATGTGAACGGTCTCGATGCGGAATCGCTGAGCGATGAGGACCTGCGTACTTATATAACTCTGCAAGCCCTTAAAAACGACAGCAAGGGCGGAAAGTACGAGTATGCGGTGGAAACTGTCCGCGACCGTGACAACGGCGGCGCTGATGAAGCTTCACTTGCCGATGCGCTGGCGATGTACGGCGAAAGGGGCTGGCGGCTGAAATTCTGCTTTACCGATGAGATGAGGGTAGAGCGCGACGCTGAGGCTGACGCGACGATAAACGATATCGTGCTGATATTTGAGAGAAAGATCTGA
- a CDS encoding PF20097 family protein, with protein MECPRCGGAMTDGILMGSGKTTGVSWMTKEYRMKHAFVPLTPKAREEAQMVSFKLGELNTHMADVFWICRKCGIVMAELPRLKEGVGDE; from the coding sequence ATGGAATGTCCCAGATGCGGAGGTGCGATGACGGACGGCATACTCATGGGCAGCGGAAAGACCACAGGTGTCAGCTGGATGACCAAGGAGTACCGTATGAAGCACGCTTTCGTTCCATTGACACCCAAAGCGCGTGAAGAAGCGCAGATGGTGAGCTTTAAGCTGGGTGAACTGAATACCCACATGGCTGACGTTTTCTGGATATGCAGAAAATGCGGTATAGTTATGGCTGAACTGCCGAGACTGAAAGAAGGTGTCGGCGATGAGTAA
- a CDS encoding flavin reductase, whose protein sequence is MDMKSMNKISYGLYVLTARCGNQFNGCIINTLAQVTTSPNRVSVTVNKGNFTEYMIRTSGRFNVSMIDESADFSLFTHFGFQSGRWGNKFYDYALKKAENGLPIIEKGTCAYISCEVVQTVDLGTHTMFIADVADGEVISDKAPMTYAYYHANVKPKPAAASGGSTGERWVCNICGYIYEGHLPDDFVCPLCKHGAADFTRMDGGAEEKPSDTASADADEKWVCEVCGYVYEGALPEDYVCPVCGVGADQFRRLG, encoded by the coding sequence ATGGACATGAAATCAATGAACAAGATATCCTATGGATTGTATGTGCTGACAGCAAGGTGCGGCAACCAGTTTAACGGGTGCATCATCAATACGCTGGCACAGGTGACGACTTCGCCCAACCGCGTATCCGTAACGGTGAACAAGGGCAATTTCACCGAGTATATGATACGCACAAGCGGCAGGTTCAATGTTTCGATGATAGACGAAAGTGCGGACTTTTCTCTGTTCACCCACTTCGGTTTCCAGAGCGGAAGATGGGGCAACAAGTTCTATGACTACGCCCTGAAAAAGGCGGAGAACGGTCTGCCGATAATTGAGAAGGGTACGTGCGCGTATATCAGCTGTGAGGTAGTGCAGACAGTTGACCTGGGCACCCATACCATGTTCATCGCCGATGTTGCTGACGGTGAAGTGATATCCGACAAAGCGCCTATGACCTATGCATATTATCACGCCAACGTAAAGCCAAAGCCCGCGGCGGCATCCGGGGGCAGTACGGGGGAAAGATGGGTCTGCAACATATGCGGCTATATCTACGAGGGTCATCTCCCCGATGATTTTGTCTGTCCGCTGTGCAAACACGGCGCGGCTGATTTCACCCGCATGGACGGCGGTGCTGAGGAGAAGCCCTCCGATACGGCTTCGGCAGATGCAGATGAAAAATGGGTCTGCGAGGTCTGCGGATATGTTTACGAGGGCGCACTCCCCGAAGACTATGTCTGTCCCGTCTGCGGCGTAGGTGCCGACCAGTTCAGGCGGCTGGGATAG